One Lutzomyia longipalpis isolate SR_M1_2022 chromosome 4, ASM2433408v1 DNA segment encodes these proteins:
- the LOC129795253 gene encoding bestrophin-2-like encodes MTITYTAEVATCRGFGCFLKLLLRWRGSIYKLVWLDLVTFLSIYYTLNLIYRFVLDEEQKNYFDGLVIYFNSYANLIPLSFVLGFYVSMVMTRWWDQYLTIPLPFSISVLVSANIHGQDEGGRLMRRTIVRYVCLCITMVFINISPRVKRRFPTLQQLVEAGLLTENERAIIANMNERFPRPSKHWMPIVWAASIVTRARKEGRIRDDFAVKSMIDELNKVRLKCGILSEYDTISIPLVYTQVVTIAVYSYCFATIMGSQWRDYDDEINGFSIPLNFPFFATLQFFFYMGWLKVAEVLINPFGKDDEDFEVNWMVDRNLQETYMIVDFMHDEHPELVKDQYWDQVFPSELPYTEETKEFREQPPKSSTADIEVQKTPSKTSVDIKTVGTRSLIL; translated from the exons ATGACCATCACATACACAGCGGAAGTTGCCACGTGCAGAGGATTCGGATGCTTCCTCAAGCTCCTGCTAAG aTGGCGCGGAAGCATCTACAAACTAGTATGGCTGGACTTGGTTACATTTCTCTCTATTTATTATACACTTAATCTCATCTATCGCTTTGTCTTGGATGAAGAGCAAAAGAA ttactTTGATGGCTTGGTCATTTACTTCAACTCCTACGCAAATCTCATTCCTCTCTCCTTCGTTCTGGGCTTCTACGTCTCAATGGTGATGACACGATGGTGGGATCAGTACCTAACAATCCCTCTACCCTTTTCCATCTCTGTACTTGTTAGTGCAAATATTCACGGACAG GATGAAGGAGGACGTTTAATGAGACGAACTATAGTCCGGTACGTTTGCCTCTGCATTACAATGGTTTTCATAAATATCTCTCCGCGTGTGAAGAGGCGCTTTCCAACGCTCCAGCAACTCGTAGAGGCTGGACTCCTCACGGAAAACGAACGTGCAATAATAGCAAACATGAATGAACGTTTTCCGCGTCCTTCGAAGCACTGGATGCCAATAGTTTGGGCAGCAAGTATCGTGACGCGTGCCCGGAAAGAAGGAAGAATACGTGATGATTTTGCCGTAAAGTCAATGATTGATGAATTAAATAAGGTCCGCCTAAAATGCGGGATTCTTAGTGAATACGACACCATCAGTATACCTCTCGTGTACACGCAAGTAGTCACCATAGCTGTCTATTCGTACTGCTTTGCAACCATTATGGGTAGTCAGTGGCGTGACTATGATGACGAAATTAATGGCTTCTCAATTCCACTGAATTTCCCCTTTTTCGCAACCCTCCAATTCTTCTTCTACATGGGATGGCTGAAAGTAGCTGAAGTCCTCATTAATCCCTTTGGGAAGGATGATGAAGACTTCGAAGTGAACTGGATGGTGGATCGGAATCTCCAGGAAACATACATGATTGTCGATTTTATGCACGATGAACATCCCGAGCTGGTTAAGGATCAATACTGGGATCAAGTCTTCCCTAGCGAGCTACCTTACACAGAGGAAACAAAAGAATTCCGCGAACAACCACCGAAATCATCAACTGCTGACATTGAAGTCCAGAAAACACCTTCGAAGACTTCAGTGGACATCAAAACGGTTGGTACTAGAAGTCTTATTCTTTAG
- the LOC129795049 gene encoding protein artemis-like yields the protein MSTFPGPLVEFPGVSVDRFDGENRENSVFFLSHCHTDHMVGLHLGALPGPLYVSEISAVILRQRYPQLEDVRTLEIGVETEVQLKNGSVRVTAIPAGHCPGSVMFLFEAPTFRVLYTGDFRLREKDVRNIRVFERIRGKLDNVYVDSTFLCKSYEDFPSRSVSTKTIVDLIEEWTAKSEEHIVWLKTPAHYGSEFLFKEIHKRTRMPLHIEPWNMADYAYIPDMDGVFTVDEKQSQIHACWKPGCPVVRSNGKKVRKILPTAMFWTNWKESRDFVKMTNFNIRVCYSSHSSMRELRDFITFLRPASVKLNVIQESKKTEMYNALRKILAQVDADKEKEVAEDPAAETPAAEEPEIISFKNIKFRDKQDVEFSMNSEEEPDEAPTFIPKRKKR from the exons ATGAGTACCTTTCCTGGACCCCTTGTGGAGTTTCCTGGTGTATCAGTTGATCGTTTTGATGgtgaaaatcgtgaaaattccGTGTTCTTCCTATCCCATTGTCACACGGATCATATGGTTGGTTTGCATTTGGGAGCACTTCCTGGCCCACTGTATGTGAGTGAGATTTCCGCTGTGATCCTCCGACAGAGATATCCCCAATTGGAGGATGTTAGAACGTTGGAAATTGGCGTGGAGACGGAAGTTCAGCTGAAGAATGGAAGTGTGCGTGTTACGGCAATCCCTGCTGGGCATTGTCCAGGATCTGTGATGTTCCTCTTTGAAGCACCCACATTCCGTGTTCTCTATACGGGAGATTTCCGTCTCAGGGAGAAGGATGTGCGGAATATTCGGGTTTTTGAGCGAATTCGCGGGAAGCTGGATAACGTCTATGTGGACTCAACATTCCTCTGCAAAAGCTACGAGGATTTCCCCTCCCGGTCTGTCAGCACAAAGACCATTGTGGATTTAATTGAGGAATGGACAGCAAAGTCTGAGGAGCATATTGTGTGGCTGAAGACTCCAGCTCACTACGGATCGGAATTTCTCTTCAAGGAGATCCACAAACGCACCCGGATGCCCCTTCATATTGAGCCATGGAATATGGCTGATTATGCGTACATCCCTGACATGGATGGTGTGTTCACGGTGGATGAGAAACAGAGTCAAATTCACGCGTGCTGGAAACCCGGATGTCCCGTCGTGAGGAGCAACGGAAAGAAAGTTCGTAAGATTCTCCCAACAGCCATGTTCTGGACAAACTGGAAGGAATCTCGAGACTTTGTGAAGATGACTAATTTCAACATTCGCGTCTGCTACTCCAGTCATTCCAGCATGCGGGAACTACGAGACTTTATTACCTTCCTGAGGCCAGCAAGTGTGAAATTGAATGTTATTCAGGAGTCCAAAAA AACTGAGATGTACAACGCTCtgaggaaaattcttgccCAGGTTGATGCAGACAAAGAGAAAGAAGTGGCAGAAGATCCTGCAGCTGAAACTCCTGCCGCTGAGGAACCTGAGATAATTTCCTTCAAGAACATCAAGTTCAGAGACAAGCAGGATGTGGAATTCTCCATGAATTCCGAAGAAGAACCTGACGAAGCTCCAACCTTCATCCCCAAGAGGAAGAAGCGATAG
- the LOC129795016 gene encoding bestrophin-2-like, translating to MTITYTAEVATCRGFGCFLKLLLRWRGSIYKLVWLDLVTFLSIYYTFNIIYRFVLDEEQKNYFEGLVIYFNSYTNLIPLSFVLGFYVSMVMTRWWDQYLTIPLPFSISVLVSANIHGQDEGGRLMRRTIVRYVCLCITMVFINIAPRVKRRFPTLQQLVEAGLLTDNERAIIANMNERFPRTSKHWMPIVWAASIVTRARKEGRIRDDFAVKSMIDELNKVRLKCGNLGEYDTISIPLVYTQVVTIAVYSYCFATIMGSQWRDYDDEINGFSIPLNFPFFATLQFFFYMGWLKVAEVLINPFGEDDEDFEVNWMVDRNLQETYMIVNLMHDEHPELVKDQYWDEVFPSELPYTEETKEFREQPPKSSTADIEVQKTPSKTSVDNKTIDDNADKNQLGAHNESTTSDPDSVNLENIVTLALKRYFSREDSQSSKEEAPKTDLDEILTALTSSDRHPPTTSSADNNLNKSRSENKDDSTKEGCSKQEDTKMAEQNGDDEFEKLRLEREKERQERKKQQQITLESLNIPQGSMDVDALLEQLVTNITEQVNQRL from the exons ATGACCATCACGTATACAGCAGAGGTTGCCACATGCAGAGGATTCGGATGCTTCCTCAAGCTCCTGCTAAG aTGGCGCGGAAGCATCTACAAACTAGTATGGCTAGATTTGGTTACATTTCTCTCCATTTATTACACATTTAATATTATCTATCGCTTTGTCTTGGATGAAGAGCAAAAGAA ttactTTGAAGGCTTGGTCATTTACTTCAACTCCTACACAAATCTCATTCCTCTCTCCTTCGTTCTGGGCTTCTACGTCTCAATGGTGATGACACGATGGTGGGATCAGTACCTAACAATTCCTCTACCCTTTTCCATCTCTGTGCTTGTTAGTGCAAATATTCACGGACAG GATGAAGGAGGACGTTTAATGAGACGAACTATAGTCCGGTACGTTTGCCTCTGCATTACAATGGTTTTCATAAATATCGCTCCGCGTGTGAAGAGGCGCTTTCCAACGCTCCAGCAACTCGTAGAGGCTGGGCTCCTCACGGATAACGAACGTGCAATAATAGCAAACATGAATGAACGTTTTCCGCGTACTTCAAAGCACTGGATGCCAATAGTTTGGGCAGCAAGTATCGTGACGCGTGCCCGGAAAGAAGGAAGAATACGTGATGACTTTGCCGTAAAGTCAATGAttgatgaattaaataaagtcCGCCTAAAATGCGGGAATCTTGGTGAATACGACACCATCAGTATACCTCTCGTGTACACGCAAGTAGTCACCATAGCTGTCTATTCGTACTGCTTTGCAACCATTATGGGTAGTCAGTGGCGTGACTATGATGACGAAATTAATGGCTTCTCAATTCCACTGAATTTCCCCTTTTTCGCAACCCTCCAATTCTTCTTCTACATGGGATGGCTGAAAGTGGCTGAAGTCCTCATTAATCCCTTTGGGGAGGATGATGAGGACTTCGAAGTGAACTGGATGGTGGATCGGAATCTCCAGGAAACATACATGATTGTCAATTTGATGCACGATGAACATCCCGAGCTGGTTAAGGATCAATACTGGGATGAAGTCTTCCCTAGCGAACTACCTTACACAGAGGAAACAAAAGAATTCCGCGAACAACCACCGAAATCATCAACTGCTGACATTGAAGTCCAGAAAACACCTTCGAAGACTTCAGTGGACAATAAAACG ATCGATGACAACGCGGATAAAAACCAATTAGGAGCACACAATGAATCCACAACGAGCGATCCCGACTCTGTGAATCTTGAGAATATAGTCACTTTAGCCCTAAAGCGTTACTTCAGCCGGGAAGATAGCCAATCGAGTAAGGAAGAAGCGCCTAAAACGGACCTTGATGAAATTCTCACAGCTTTAACATCCTCTGATCGGCATCCTCCCACCACGTCTTCAGCAGACAATAACCTCAACAAGTCGAGAAGTGAGAACAAGGACGATTCCACAAAAGAAGGATGCAGTAAACAGGAAGATACCAAAATGgcggaacaaaatggcgatgatgaatttga